In a single window of the Nicotiana tomentosiformis chromosome 8, ASM39032v3, whole genome shotgun sequence genome:
- the LOC104114053 gene encoding uncharacterized protein, with amino-acid sequence MCIHPDVDMPIGYKPPKFDIFDGTGDPHAHLRTYRNKLVGVGRNEMLRIKLFIRILTGVSLTWYTCQNPQNWREWQDMVEDFINHFWFSKKITSDRLALVNLQKKSSKSFQEYARRWRSEAARAQPPLDDSELTKYFIRAQEGIYCEKMMGMMGQKFPELVKMGDFLEEGIKSGKVQSMATSQAASKAIQSGSIGSGKNKKEEVSAIITYYQSNPYHGNTSYTPNTHSSHLPTYAPVYNTQPYYNPQPQYNPPRAHTNPNPP; translated from the coding sequence ATGTGTATCCACCCTGATGTGGACATGCCGATAGGGTACAAGCCTCCGaagtttgatatctttgatgggacAGGTGATCCCCATGCACACTTGAGAACCTACCGAAATAAGCTAGTTGGAGTGGGAAGAAATGAGATGTTGAGGATTAAGCTGTTCATAAGGATTTTGACAGGGGTGTCACTTACTTGGTACACTTGCCAAAATCCCCAAAACTGGAGGGAGTGGCAGGATATGGTAGAAGATTTCATTAATCACTTTTGGTTCAGCAAAAAAATTACCTCTGATAGGTTAGCTCTAGTAAACTTGCAGAAGAAGTCGTCCAAATCATTCCAAGAGTATGCACGTCGATGGAGGTCAGAGGCCGCCAGAGCACAACCCCCGTTAGATGACAGTGAGTTAACTAAGTATTTCATCAGGGCTCAGGAAGGGATCTACTGTGAGAAAATGATGGGCATGATGGGACAGAAGTTCCCTGAACTTGTTAAAATGGGAGACTTTTTAGAGGAAGGTATAAAGTCCGGCAAGGTACAATCTATGGCCACATCGCAAGCAGCTAGCAAAGCAATCCAATCCGGTTCAATAGGCAgtggaaaaaataaaaaggaagagGTATCAGCAATCATTACCTACTACCAGTCCAATCCATACCATGGAAACACCTCTTACACTCCAAACACCCATTCCTCACACCTACCTACTTATGCTCCAGTATACAACACACAACCATACTACAATCCCCAACCTCAATATAACCCACCACGCGCCCATACAAATCCAAACCCACCATGA